The Leucothrix mucor DSM 2157 DNA window AATGGCTTTACTGACTTTGAGGATTACCTCGATTTACTGGATTATGCCGAGCGCTTATTAGAAGACCAGCAATACGAAGGCACTTATCAATTAGCCAGCTTTCACCCTGACTATTGTTTTGATGAAGCCACACCAGATGATCCGGCAAACTATACCAACCGCTCACCCTACCCTATGCTTCACCTGCTGCGTGAGAGTAGTGTTGAGCGTGCACTGGAATCCATTAGTGATCCGGAGGAAATTCCTCAAAACAATATCAATAGAGCAAGATCTCTAGGCATTGAAGCGCTGAAAAAACAATTGGAAGCATGCTATACGGCCGACTAAGTCACTGAATAGCTTAAAATAGCAACACTTTATCTGCTGAGTTAGAATGCACCTCAGATTGAAGGTATGCTATGGCAATCGAAATGAAGGCGTTGCACCGGGGCCGGTAAATTGGCAATGCCAAAATAACTCAGGTTTAAAATGAACCAGAGCACAACCATTTAACGACTAGCTTCGCACGCCGACAGTTAACAGATAATTTAGGAAAGAAAATCCATGCAGTGTCGCATCTGTTCAAATAAAGAAAATAATACCCCTTATCAAGCCCGCGAGATGATGCTCGGACTCCGAGACCTGCATGACTACTTTGAATGTGGTCAATGTGGCTGTCTGCAAATTGCCAATGTGCCGGACAATATTCAGTCTTACTACCCTGGCGATGATTACTACTCCTACGATCAGATCAAACCAGCGACGGGCATTAAGAAAATCCTGATTAATCTTCGTGATAGCTATGCGGCTACCGGCAAAGGTTTTCTAGGTAAGATCCTGCAAGATCGCATGCCACATGACAAGCTCCCGACGCTACAAGTTGCTGGCGTTACCAAGCAGTCAAAAATTTTGGATGTGGGCTGTGGTGCGGGTCACCTATTGCACTCATTACGTGAGTGTGGATTTA harbors:
- a CDS encoding DUF1415 domain-containing protein translates to MILTPTEDLIKHSQNWLKSVVIAHNFCPFAKQEWLQERIHFDVIPHTDIEVCLEELILACERLDENPNIETSLLILPNGFTDFEDYLDLLDYAERLLEDQQYEGTYQLASFHPDYCFDEATPDDPANYTNRSPYPMLHLLRESSVERALESISDPEEIPQNNINRARSLGIEALKKQLEACYTAD